One Falco naumanni isolate bFalNau1 unplaced genomic scaffold, bFalNau1.pat scaffold_486_arrow_pat_ctg1, whole genome shotgun sequence DNA window includes the following coding sequences:
- the LOC121082253 gene encoding SRSF protein kinase 3-like, whose translation MVPFPPPRAPPPAARGGGQPPQRRLLLGGARAVGGGAPPPRGGGPAPRGVAPPPRGGGSSLAGGLLAPAPRRPPSPSSASDSLLTPTSGSLISGGSGGRPAPLGVGGPEGQENPLDPRCAPRLRVKIADLGNGCWVHRHFTEDIQTRQYRALEVLLGAGYGPPADIWSTACMAFELATGDYLFEPHSGEDYSRDEDHIAHVIELLGEIPRHVALGGRYSREFFNRRGELRHIRHL comes from the exons ATGGTgccctttcccccccccagagcccctccccccgcagcccgagggggggggcagcccccccagcgGCGCCTCCTCCTCGGGGGTGCACGGGCTGTCGGGGGGGGGGCTCCTCCCCCTCGGGGGGGGGGTCCTGCGCCTCGCGGGGTGGCTCCTCCCCCTCGGGGGGGGGGCTCGTCCCTGGCGGGGGGGCTGCTCGCCCCtgccccccggcgcccccccagccccagctcggCCTCCGACTCCCTGCTGACCCCTACCTCGGGCTCCCTCATTTCGGGGGGCTCGGGGGGACGCCCCGCACCCCTCG GTGTGGGGGGGCCGGAGGGGCAGGAGAACCCCCTGGACCCCCGCTGCGCCCCCCGGCTGCGGGTCAAGATCGCGGATCTGGGCAACGGCTGCTGGGTG CACCGGCACTTCACCGAGGACATCCAGACGCGGCAGTACCGGGcgctggaggtgctgctgggcGCCGGCTACGGGCCCCCCGCCGACATCTGGAGCACGGCCTGCATG GCCTTCGAGCTGGCGACGGGCGACTACCTGTTCGAACCACACTCCGGGGAAGACTACAGCCGGGACGAGG ACCACATCGCCCACGTGATCGAGCTGCTGGGGGAGATCCCACGGCACGTGGCACTGGGGGGGCGCTACTCCCGAGAGTTCTTCAACCGTCGCG gAGAATTACGTCACATCCGTCACCT